The following proteins are encoded in a genomic region of Dokdonia donghaensis DSW-1:
- a CDS encoding carboxypeptidase-like regulatory domain-containing protein — translation MTALIKFILTLLIGTYAAAAVAQSFNATVHDARTNEPIPFATVKLSKNTGTITNEEGIFTIGERKLASLKDSVYISSMGYEEIAILPKKVGDTIIKLKIKTNELDNVFLTNNPLEAEDVIARVKENIATNYPNTLTEKKIFFRQSASNTMDKMDVEVEKTTIPEFNQAFMDSLVGAVEKKSDYYSESVGTLAGNYNKQKLVIDKAAKLYDKSKRDVGVESFGKRLEEIVEKNVKADSYFKIKSGIIGTTIEVDDSTKMGSSNGGLKIEVDTEQDENDKEQAITASIKSDLSDLFEAMFYKEDTKLDFLTKSNRYRFTKKEFTSIGDAIVYVIDFEPKGRKDFKGTLYINTEDYAVMRLEYENVRKLSSFGMFGISYKKYLYRGKSIYAKDENGGYSLRYMELEDGEKVGIDRPLKIIEKNKNVAGRRKQNEVAMEIEFATTSYSKKELVVFNSVVIDEPTYKNVTESEEIEATYLPNYDPNFWQGYTIMEPNAAIQSFKSESK, via the coding sequence ATGACGGCACTTATAAAATTTATCTTAACACTCCTTATAGGTACATATGCAGCTGCAGCAGTTGCACAATCATTTAATGCAACAGTACACGACGCGCGTACTAATGAACCTATCCCGTTTGCAACCGTAAAGCTGTCTAAAAATACTGGTACTATTACAAATGAGGAAGGCATCTTTACTATAGGAGAACGTAAACTAGCAAGTCTTAAAGACTCTGTATATATCTCTTCTATGGGATATGAGGAGATAGCTATTTTACCTAAAAAAGTAGGAGATACAATTATAAAATTAAAGATAAAGACTAACGAGCTAGACAACGTTTTTCTTACCAATAATCCGCTAGAGGCAGAAGATGTTATAGCGCGTGTAAAAGAAAATATTGCCACAAATTATCCTAACACACTTACCGAGAAAAAAATATTTTTTAGACAATCTGCGTCTAATACTATGGATAAAATGGATGTTGAGGTAGAAAAGACAACCATTCCAGAGTTTAATCAAGCATTTATGGACAGCCTGGTGGGAGCGGTCGAAAAGAAAAGTGATTATTACAGCGAGTCTGTAGGTACGCTTGCTGGCAACTACAATAAACAAAAACTTGTTATTGATAAAGCGGCAAAGCTCTATGATAAAAGTAAGAGGGATGTAGGTGTAGAGAGTTTTGGTAAAAGACTAGAAGAGATTGTTGAGAAGAATGTAAAAGCAGATTCATATTTTAAAATTAAATCTGGGATTATAGGCACAACCATAGAGGTAGACGACTCTACAAAGATGGGTAGCTCAAACGGCGGACTCAAAATTGAGGTAGATACAGAGCAAGATGAAAATGATAAAGAACAGGCCATCACAGCGAGTATAAAGTCTGATCTTTCAGATCTTTTTGAAGCTATGTTTTATAAAGAAGATACAAAGCTAGATTTTTTAACAAAGTCTAACCGTTACCGTTTTACAAAAAAGGAGTTTACATCTATAGGAGATGCTATTGTTTATGTGATAGATTTTGAACCTAAGGGAAGAAAAGATTTTAAAGGCACCCTGTACATTAATACAGAAGACTATGCTGTAATGCGTCTAGAGTATGAGAATGTGCGTAAACTCTCTAGCTTTGGGATGTTCGGGATAAGCTATAAGAAGTACTTGTATAGAGGCAAGAGCATCTATGCAAAAGATGAAAATGGAGGCTACTCACTACGATATATGGAGCTAGAAGATGGTGAGAAAGTAGGGATAGATAGACCACTTAAAATCATCGAAAAAAATAAAAACGTTGCAGGCCGAAGAAAACAAAATGAAGTTGCAATGGAGATAGAGTTTGCAACTACGAGTTACTCAAAAAAAGAGCTTGTCGTGTTTAACTCTGTGGTAATAGACGAGCCTACTTATAAAAATGTAACAGAGAGTGAAGAGATAGAAGCCACCTACTTGCCTAACTATGACCCCAATTTTTGGCAAGGGTACACTATTATGGAGCCTAATGCGGCCATACAGAGCTTTAAGTCAGAAAGTAAGTAA
- the trxA gene encoding thioredoxin, with protein sequence MKSSFSDIINSDTPVLVDFFATWCGPCKTLGPILEQVKDTLGDGVKIVKIDVDKNQPLAAKHQVRGVPTMILYKNGKQVWRQSGVLDKMALVDIINKS encoded by the coding sequence ATGAAATCTTCATTTTCTGATATCATAAATTCTGACACACCTGTGCTAGTAGACTTTTTTGCTACTTGGTGTGGGCCGTGTAAAACGCTTGGACCTATTTTAGAACAAGTAAAAGACACCCTAGGAGATGGTGTGAAAATTGTAAAGATTGATGTAGATAAAAACCAACCGCTGGCAGCAAAGCATCAAGTGCGCGGGGTACCTACAATGATATTGTACAAAAATGGAAAACAGGTCTGGAGACAGTCTGGTGTACTAGACAAGATGGCACTGGTTGATATCATTAATAAATCATAG
- a CDS encoding single-stranded DNA-binding protein — protein MNALRNKVQLIGRLGQDPQITTFPDGNKIANFSMATDDSYKDKNGQKIERAYWHNIVVRGGLVKVVESYVQKGQEIAIEGKLTNRSWEDKDGIKRYTTEIVCNELLMLSKNN, from the coding sequence ATGAATGCATTACGCAACAAAGTACAACTTATCGGCCGTTTAGGTCAAGATCCACAAATCACAACTTTTCCAGACGGAAACAAAATTGCCAACTTCTCTATGGCTACAGATGATTCTTATAAAGACAAGAATGGGCAAAAGATAGAGCGCGCTTACTGGCACAACATCGTAGTACGTGGTGGCCTTGTAAAAGTTGTAGAGAGCTATGTACAAAAAGGACAAGAAATTGCCATAGAAGGAAAACTTACTAACCGCTCTTGGGAAGATAAAGATGGTATAAAAAGGTACACAACAGAAATTGTGTGCAATGAGTTATTAATGCTTAGTAAGAATAACTAG
- a CDS encoding thiamine phosphate synthase, whose amino-acid sequence MILLISPEHTTPDEIEMLHQLFEAGLTHYHFRKPEASLDDHITYLNQVEAQYHNRIMTHNYHGELCEQFDLRGVHLEEAMWRAQETRLKGYVSAFAKSNKKVSSSYHELEDLEAQAVTFDYTILSPVFAAISKSDMQGRGFDVRASEKFIVGMGGINAVTTPEAVALGFKGVGALGGIWNAQNPVAAFVEMQEAFKEANT is encoded by the coding sequence ATGATTTTATTAATTTCTCCAGAGCATACCACCCCAGATGAAATAGAGATGCTTCACCAGTTATTTGAAGCAGGATTAACCCACTATCATTTTAGAAAACCAGAGGCAAGCCTTGATGATCATATTACATACCTAAATCAAGTAGAGGCTCAATATCACAACCGCATAATGACGCATAACTATCACGGGGAGCTTTGTGAGCAATTTGACTTGCGTGGTGTGCATCTTGAAGAAGCAATGTGGAGAGCTCAAGAAACTCGGTTAAAGGGGTATGTTTCCGCTTTCGCGAAATCGAATAAAAAAGTATCATCATCATACCACGAGTTAGAAGATCTAGAAGCTCAGGCTGTAACTTTTGATTACACAATTCTAAGTCCCGTTTTTGCAGCCATTTCAAAAAGTGATATGCAAGGTCGTGGGTTTGATGTACGAGCTAGTGAGAAGTTTATTGTAGGGATGGGAGGTATTAATGCCGTAACCACCCCAGAGGCAGTGGCACTTGGCTTTAAAGGAGTAGGCGCTCTGGGAGGTATATGGAATGCACAAAACCCTGTGGCTGCATTTGTAGAAATGCAAGAAGCTTTTAAAGAGGCAAATACATAA
- a CDS encoding response regulator — MVRQSVLFLLFFLILQPAVSYSQEKFSQEDILMLQEKELTKDEINSYLPLILELFNESSYEKIIEVSPYLIENAQRLEEQALAARLRSALGNAFIQVDNIHGAEELFTKSLEERRQASDTFGMVSAYINLGNTFFEQEPQRAIEYFEKSLELSQEVADNTIAYFIAYNNLAELYVTINKPDRAQPYLNKAKNLLELHDFNGRKQNFESTVYYVQGAIHLLQDKPREAITAIKKSMEIGGEKQDDNYKINNYKNLMQAYESLGMYREINEVRKVYDALVEKRYESNKIKQEKNATSRFNLNKYKQELRASKLENDLAAQTAQQNNLLLKTTLAIGAILLILIGSLLYGRSKRNKLLQNLRAKNRQYLEAKKRSQKLASSNTKFLSTISHELRTPLYGIIGLSSVFLEDPTLKSHNDDLKSLKFSADYLLALVNDILSLNKYGSKEGERLQMSNFSLDRLIHHIGQNLEFINKKNNNSFHSIIAPEIPNTLYGDKTKISQVLMNLMSNASKFTEDGSITIKATLKKQVGKVNSILFEVKDTGQGIPEEEQANIFNEFAQAENLTTQDGTGLGLPIVNKILKILGSKLSLESSPNKGSNFYFEIDLETGSEEHVEAPFEISGYDKLKGKKILIVDDNKINQVVTKKVLEQYGIKNNTASNGLEAVSMVQENTYDFILMDINMPVMNGIDASVAIREFNTTTPIIALTATNYNNGFNELGKHGINDSILKPYKTEKLLNLLVHHLS; from the coding sequence ATGGTAAGACAAAGCGTTTTATTTTTACTTTTTTTTTTAATCCTACAGCCAGCCGTTTCTTATAGCCAAGAAAAATTTTCTCAAGAAGATATTTTAATGCTTCAAGAAAAGGAGCTTACAAAAGATGAAATTAACTCATATCTACCTCTCATATTAGAGCTATTTAATGAATCTAGTTATGAAAAAATCATTGAGGTTTCACCTTATCTTATAGAAAACGCACAACGTCTCGAAGAGCAAGCTCTTGCGGCTAGACTACGAAGCGCTTTAGGTAACGCCTTTATACAAGTAGACAATATACACGGAGCAGAAGAGCTATTTACAAAGAGTCTTGAGGAGCGCAGGCAAGCTAGTGACACCTTTGGAATGGTGAGTGCTTATATCAATCTGGGTAATACTTTTTTTGAGCAAGAACCGCAAAGGGCTATTGAGTATTTTGAAAAGTCACTAGAACTTAGTCAAGAGGTTGCAGACAATACGATAGCATATTTTATAGCCTATAATAACCTAGCCGAACTATATGTTACTATAAACAAGCCAGATAGAGCGCAACCGTATCTAAACAAGGCAAAAAACCTTCTCGAGCTTCACGATTTTAATGGCAGAAAACAAAATTTTGAGAGTACCGTTTACTATGTACAAGGCGCTATACACCTATTACAAGATAAACCACGAGAAGCTATTACTGCGATAAAAAAATCTATGGAAATAGGTGGTGAGAAGCAAGATGATAATTATAAGATTAATAACTATAAAAATTTAATGCAGGCTTATGAATCTTTAGGGATGTACAGAGAGATTAATGAGGTGCGCAAAGTTTATGATGCTCTTGTTGAAAAACGATATGAGTCCAATAAAATTAAACAAGAAAAAAATGCTACTTCGCGTTTTAATCTCAACAAATACAAACAAGAACTTAGAGCATCTAAGTTAGAAAATGATCTAGCGGCACAAACGGCTCAACAAAACAATTTGCTCCTTAAAACCACACTAGCTATAGGGGCTATTCTACTCATACTAATAGGCTCACTTTTATATGGTAGATCAAAAAGAAATAAGCTTTTACAAAATTTGAGAGCAAAAAACAGACAGTATCTTGAAGCAAAAAAGAGATCCCAAAAGCTAGCAAGTAGCAATACTAAATTTCTATCTACAATAAGCCACGAGTTAAGAACACCCCTGTATGGAATCATAGGTCTATCCTCTGTTTTTTTAGAAGATCCTACGCTTAAATCGCATAATGACGACCTCAAATCATTAAAATTTTCGGCAGATTATTTACTTGCTTTGGTAAATGACATACTGAGTTTAAATAAATATGGCTCTAAGGAAGGGGAGCGCCTACAGATGTCAAATTTTAGCCTAGATAGATTGATACATCACATAGGGCAAAACCTAGAATTTATTAATAAGAAGAATAACAATAGTTTTCATAGCATTATCGCTCCAGAGATTCCTAACACTTTGTATGGAGATAAAACCAAGATATCACAAGTGCTTATGAACTTAATGAGTAATGCTAGTAAATTTACAGAAGATGGCAGCATTACCATAAAGGCAACTCTTAAAAAACAAGTAGGCAAAGTAAACAGCATACTGTTTGAAGTAAAAGATACCGGTCAAGGTATACCAGAAGAAGAACAGGCAAATATCTTTAATGAATTTGCCCAAGCAGAAAACTTAACTACTCAAGACGGAACAGGCTTAGGGTTACCCATTGTAAATAAGATTTTAAAAATACTGGGGAGTAAACTCTCATTAGAAAGTAGCCCTAACAAGGGTTCAAACTTTTACTTTGAAATAGATCTCGAAACCGGGAGTGAAGAACACGTAGAAGCTCCATTTGAAATCTCTGGTTATGATAAGCTTAAAGGGAAAAAAATACTGATCGTAGATGATAATAAAATCAATCAAGTAGTTACCAAAAAAGTTCTCGAGCAATATGGTATAAAAAACAATACCGCTAGTAACGGCCTAGAAGCTGTATCTATGGTACAAGAAAACACGTATGACTTTATCCTTATGGATATAAATATGCCAGTGATGAACGGTATAGATGCGAGTGTAGCCATAAGAGAATTTAATACCACAACTCCTATTATAGCATTAACTGCAACGAACTATAATAATGGATTTAATGAGCTGGGCAAACACGGTATAAATGATAGTATATTAAAACCGTATAAGACCGAAAAGCTTCTTAACCTCCTAGTACATCACTTATCATAA
- the acs gene encoding acetate--CoA ligase — protein MSNYHIKGLEEYFQVYRKSVNTPEKFWEEIAEENFVWRKKWDTVLQWDFTKPEVKWFEGAQLNITENCIDRHLYTKADQTAIIFEPNDGDEQAQHITYKQLHERVCKFANVLKDQGIEKGDRVCIYLPMIPELSIAVLACARIGAVHSVVFAGFSSTALSTRINDASCKLVITSDGSYRGKKTIDLKGIVDEALLKTPCVDSVLVVKRIHTEVAIKEGRDHWLQPLLEKASATCEAVLMNAEDPLFILYTSGSTGKPKGMVHTTAGYMVYSAYTFKNVFQYRQGDVYWCTADIGWITGHSYIIYGPLANGATTVMFEGVPTYPDWGRFWQIVEKHKVTQFYTAPTAIRALAKESLDNVTKYDLTSIKILGTVGEPINEEAWHWYDENIGKKGIPIADTWWQTETGGIMISPIPYATPTIPTFATLPLPGIQPSLMDENGAEIKGNQVDGRLTIKFPWPGMARTIWGNHQRYKETYFTAYENRYFTGDGALRDATGYYRITGRVDDVIIVSGHNLGTAPIEDAVNEHPAVAESAIVGFPHDVKGNALYGYVILKETGESRDQDNVRKEINQLITERIGPIAKLDKIQFTPGLPKTRSGKIMRRILRKVASGESEQLGDISTLLNPEVVATIKDNALL, from the coding sequence ATGAGTAACTACCACATAAAAGGCCTCGAGGAGTATTTTCAAGTCTACCGAAAGTCTGTAAATACCCCAGAAAAATTTTGGGAAGAAATAGCCGAAGAGAACTTTGTCTGGAGAAAAAAGTGGGATACTGTACTGCAGTGGGATTTTACAAAACCAGAGGTGAAGTGGTTTGAAGGGGCGCAACTCAACATCACAGAAAACTGTATAGATAGGCACCTGTATACTAAGGCAGATCAAACGGCTATCATTTTTGAGCCTAATGATGGAGATGAGCAAGCACAACACATTACTTATAAACAACTGCACGAGCGCGTGTGCAAATTTGCAAACGTGTTAAAAGATCAGGGCATTGAGAAAGGTGATCGTGTATGTATATATCTACCTATGATACCAGAACTCTCTATAGCCGTACTCGCCTGTGCTCGTATAGGTGCGGTACACTCTGTAGTGTTTGCTGGTTTTTCTAGTACAGCACTTAGTACACGTATAAATGACGCTTCTTGCAAGCTAGTAATCACGAGTGATGGCTCTTATCGAGGTAAGAAAACCATAGATTTAAAAGGTATCGTAGATGAAGCACTTTTAAAAACCCCTTGTGTAGACAGTGTGCTCGTTGTAAAAAGAATACATACAGAAGTAGCAATTAAAGAAGGCCGTGATCACTGGTTACAGCCCTTACTAGAAAAAGCAAGTGCAACCTGTGAGGCAGTCCTTATGAATGCCGAAGACCCTCTCTTTATACTTTATACATCTGGATCTACGGGTAAGCCTAAAGGGATGGTGCACACTACAGCGGGATATATGGTATATAGCGCATATACGTTTAAGAATGTTTTTCAATACAGACAAGGAGATGTATACTGGTGTACGGCAGATATAGGTTGGATTACGGGTCATAGCTATATCATTTATGGACCACTGGCAAATGGGGCAACTACAGTAATGTTTGAGGGTGTACCCACCTATCCAGACTGGGGTAGATTCTGGCAAATTGTAGAAAAACATAAAGTGACACAATTTTATACAGCACCTACGGCCATACGTGCGCTGGCCAAAGAGAGTCTTGATAATGTTACTAAGTATGACTTAACAAGTATTAAAATTTTAGGAACCGTAGGAGAACCTATTAATGAAGAAGCGTGGCACTGGTATGATGAAAATATAGGTAAAAAAGGAATCCCAATAGCAGACACCTGGTGGCAAACCGAAACTGGAGGCATTATGATAAGTCCTATTCCATATGCTACACCTACGATACCCACTTTTGCAACATTACCACTGCCAGGGATACAACCATCACTTATGGATGAAAATGGCGCCGAAATTAAAGGAAATCAAGTAGACGGACGTCTTACTATCAAGTTTCCTTGGCCAGGGATGGCACGCACCATATGGGGTAATCACCAGCGATATAAAGAAACCTATTTTACCGCCTATGAGAACAGGTATTTTACGGGTGATGGCGCCCTAAGAGATGCAACAGGTTATTATAGAATCACTGGTCGTGTAGATGATGTTATTATTGTCTCTGGGCACAACCTAGGTACCGCACCTATAGAAGATGCCGTAAATGAGCACCCAGCTGTTGCAGAGAGTGCCATCGTAGGTTTTCCTCACGATGTAAAGGGTAATGCTTTATACGGTTATGTAATTCTTAAAGAAACGGGAGAGAGTAGAGATCAAGATAACGTGCGTAAGGAGATTAACCAACTTATAACCGAACGTATAGGCCCTATTGCAAAACTGGATAAAATTCAATTTACACCAGGATTGCCAAAAACAAGGTCTGGTAAAATTATGAGAAGAATACTCCGTAAGGTTGCAAGTGGCGAGAGCGAGCAGCTAGGAGATATAAGCACACTGCTTAATCCAGAAGTTGTAGCGACTATAAAGGATAATGCATTACTATAA